Proteins encoded by one window of Macaca mulatta isolate MMU2019108-1 chromosome 10, T2T-MMU8v2.0, whole genome shotgun sequence:
- the RBBP9 gene encoding serine hydrolase RBBP9, with protein sequence MASPSKAVIVPGNGGGDVTTHGWYGWVKKELEKIPGFQCLAKNMPDPITARESIWLPFMETELHCDEKTIIIGHSSGAIAAMRYAETHRVYAIVLVSAYTSDLGDENERASGYFTRPWQWEKIKANCPYIVQFGSTDDPFLPWKEQQEVADRLETKLHKFTDRGHFQNTEFHELITVVKSLLKVPA encoded by the exons ATGGCTTCTCCTAGCAAGGCAGTGATTGTTCCCGGGAACGGAGGCGGGGATGTGACCACCCACGGCTGGTATGGCTGGGTGAAAAAGGAGCTGGAGAAG ATACCTGGTTTCCAGTGTTTGGCTAAAAACATGCCCGACCCAA TTACAGCACGAGAGAGCATCTGGCTGCCCTTCATGGAGACAGAGCTGCACTGTGATGAGAAGACCATCATTATCGGCCACAGTTCTGGGGCCATCGCAGCCATGAG gtATGCAGAAACACATCGAGTATATGCTATTGTATTAGTGTCTGCGTACACATCAGACTTGGGGGATGAAAATGAGCGTGCAAGTG gatACTTCACCCGCCCCTGGCAGTGGGAGAAGATCAAGGCCAACTGCCCTTACATTGTGCAGTTTGGCTCCACTGACGACCCATTCCTTCCCTGGAAGGAACAACAAGAAGTGGCCGATAGGTTGGAAACCAAATTGCACAAATTCACTGACCGTGGCCACTTTCAGAACACAGAGTTTCATGAACTGATTACTGTGGTAAAGTCTTTGCTGAAAGTACCAGCATAG